A stretch of Komagataella phaffii GS115 chromosome 2, complete sequence DNA encodes these proteins:
- a CDS encoding mitochondrial 54S ribosomal protein YmL10/YmL18, which yields MPVFTDARLFRYSQKRFQSLLSNLHPSEGSSKSQKRVGRGPGSGLGKTSGRGQKGQKARENIKPWFEGGQTPIYKLFPKRGFIRFNRLDLNELKLVKIVDWYRRGLLDIDETLTIKKMKQCGLISGPMKDGVTILGNGKEKFDFPLNVEATKASNPAIRAIERNNGSFVSRYYGKLSYKAHHAPSWFIKSKGYLPLCARPISRRDIVFYSSSNKRGYLAKQNPSENVNQESRGIQSVLKRTKLSPLELQLRNIRQANNRYSSMTSLASFQQNQFVKLQDL from the coding sequence ATGCCTGTGTTCACTGATGCAAGATTGTTTCGATACAGTCAGAAAAGGTTTCAGTCACTCCTTAGCAATCTCCATCCTAGTGAaggttcttcaaagtctcaaAAAAGAGTAGGACGAGGTCCGGGCAGCGGCCTAGGTAAAACTTCTGGAAGAGGTCAAAAGGGCCAAAAAGCTCGTGAGAATATCAAACCTTGGTTTGAAGGTGGACAAACACCAATATATAAGCTGTTCCCTAAGCGTGGTTTTATCCGTTTCAATCGTTTGGATTTGAATGAGTTGAAGTTAGTTAAAATCGTTGATTGGTACAGACGGGGACTACTTGATATCGATGAGACGCTAACGATTaaaaaaatgaaacaatGTGGGTTGATATCTGGACCAATGAAAGATGGTGTCACAATATTGGGAAACggtaaagaaaaatttgatttcCCTCTTAATGTTGAAGCTACCAAAGCCTCAAATCCTGCAATTAGAGCCATAGAGAGAAACAATGGTTCCTTTGTTTCTAGGTACTATGGCAAGCTCAGTTACAAAGCTCACCACGCTCCTTCATGGTTTATCAAAAGCAAAGGCTATCTTCCCCTCTGTGCAAGGCCGATTTCGAGGAGGGACATAGTATTTTACTCTTCCTCCAACAAAAGGGGCTACTTAGCCAAACAAAACCCCTCGGAGAACGTAAATCAAGAGAGTAGGGGCATTCAATctgttttgaaaagaactaAATTGAGTCCTCTTGAATTGCAACTCAGAAACATCAGGCAAGCTAACAATAGATACTCGTCAATGACATCGTTAGCTTCGTTTCAGCAGAACCAATTTGTGAAACTGCAAGATCTATGA
- a CDS encoding Subunit of the condensin complex, which reorganizes chromosomes during cell division: MPMTPNGRKRRRLITTENDSVAEFELHYFDKENNNGNKEDMRSRLMKTKIKVPLSTTLENAHMLHNNAHRIGSGLFERFRQAEILNEDGNIKGIEEPVLPRGTEYTYDDHCPMKYQEKGEEQEEEEEKGREKGENKEKGEEGGKRKENEGKRDAKNMQASSGLPVLPRSEDDQGEPRLGFSNDVDQDFDIGVNERNAILELPQSPSAELVQPLSGELPALEYSEKKGSTPRLVIDKLVLTNFKSYAGKQTIGPFNPSFSAIVGPNGSGKSNVIDALLFVFGFRATKMRQSKIKELIHNSEEFPNLDSCSVDVLFHNVNDESDGSCSSLKNSELTVSRQAFRNNSSKYFINGKESSYSSVTELLKSKDIDLTHKRFLILQGEVESIAQMKPKAEKENDDGLLEYLEDIIGTTNYKLEIEKLMKLIEDLNEICIQKEERFELVERDKKALESKKEACFEFLRKEKLLVSKKNTMFQAVVMSDGRKINELQTVVDELNESLELERSQNQTVMNEIQDLETESKKLVRHADDLNQQRIALTKREKQIQKETVSVHEKLIHLEKTKQKSEDIIVSNKSQQKHHTDLICDLELLMSENDRRLKELTNSLMNKKDEVQAIKVSLADKTKDCNIQLEILANKLEPFKIRNDAKEKEIKVVESKIEILKKSKLAALEEISDSQKHIQDLETKYAELLASLQEKNEKLREISLELVQGEAQVNKYDEALKKIKTSLNEKQNLYLEAKSTLNEQSSENTVLCKLMNLRKQGILKGFHGRLGDLGEIDSKYDIAISTAATLNDLVVEDVETAQLAIEYLRKHKLGFARFIVLNKLKSNMKSIDTPYNVPRLFDLIRAKDSRFLPAFYSVLRDTLVVSSIEQANNIFASKRSRIITLKGELVEMSGTLTGGGRHIRSVRQLEAEYLTKEQAYKKAEEHFLKMQNLLSDFRQKLPSLEGEIKELKVETEIVKNELQNVQQNHENLVRRSNITVPKVEMEILAEGHTRETLLDEFKNLKSMSASLENQIKEIESRILEIGGLELQQKHSQVESIIEQIEAIHEQNSSSKLKTKRLENENSRFDKSVRQHTEMIQKCKLEIMDVNKSAGSSKELLNLLRNDIDELNTLSNDNSTKLEQIEIDLEHRRNKVTKFRSTEVELQNSIEKHGSIIKATKRRVEELRKTHSCIKLRDVSELLSWMEPGETKDDLIQDEAILKELSPEELKNVDLDQVRHDLHALEEFMVSSKVDVEVLLDYAKRYRESQDRKADLNSSVLKRDSLKIKCEELKIKRLDEFMLGFNTISITLKEMYQLITMGGNAELELVDSLDPFSEGILFSVMPPKKSWKNISNLSGGEKTLSSLALVFALHRYKPTPLYVMDEIDAALDFRNVSIVANYIKERTKNAQFIVISLRNNMFELSKQLVGIYKVNNMTRSISLQNIDIVH, encoded by the exons ATGCCTATGACACCTAATGGCCGTAAACGACGTAGATTGATAACTACAGAGAACGACTCTGTTGCAGAATTTGAGCTTCACTATTTTGACAAGGAAAATAATAATGGAAATAAAGAAGATATGAGATCCCGCTTGATGAAAACTAAAATTAAAGTTCCCCTATCTACGACTCTTGAGAATGCTCACATGCTCCACAATAATGCCCACAGGATTGGATCGGGGTTGTTTGAGAGATTTAGACAGGCTGAAATACTAAATGAGGACGGTAATATTAAAGGTATTGAAGAGCCTGTACTACCAAGAGGCACCGAGTACACGTACGACGACCATTGCCCAATGAAATATCAGGAAAAAGGCgaagagcaagaagaagaagaggaaaaaggGCGAGAGAAGGgagaaaataaagaaaagggaGAAGAGGGAGGAAAACGAAAAGAGAACGAGGGAAAAAGAGACGCCAAAAATATGCAAGCTTCCTCAGGATTACCAGTTTTGCCCCGAAGCGAAGACGATCAAGGAGAACCCCGACTTGGTTTCTCCAATGATGTTGaccaagattttgatatcGGAGtaaatgaaagaaatgCAATTCTTGAACTACCTCAGTCACCAAGTGCTGAGCTGGTTCAACCGTTATCAGGTGAGCTGCCAGCATTAGAatattctgaaaaaaaggGGTCAACTCCAAGACTTGTTATCGATAAACTAGTATTAACAAACTTCAAATCTTACGCGGGAAAGCAAACTATTGGACCTTTTAACCCTTCTTTCAGTGCAATAGTTGGTCCTAATGGAAGCGGGAAGTCAAATGTGATTGACGCATTGCTTTTCGTCTTTGGATTTAGGGCCACCAAAATGCGACAGAGTAAAATCAAGGAACTCATTCACAACTCAGAGGAATTTCCTAATTTAGATTCATGCTCTGTCGATGTTTTGTTCCATAATGTTAATGATGAATCTGATGGTTCATGTTCGAGTCTAAAAAATAGTGAACTGACAGTTAGTAGACAGGCTTTTAGAAATAATTCCTCAAAGTACTTCATTAATGGGAAAGAGAGTTCGTACTCGAGTGTCACAGAGCTGCTTAAATCGAAAGATATTGATCTAACACATAAAAGATTTTTAATTTTGCAGGGTGAAGTCGAATCCATTGCACAGATGAAACCCAAAGCAGAGAAAGAAAACGATGATGGCTTACTAGAATATCTCGAGGACATCATCGGTACGACTAATTAtaaacttgaaattgaaaaactaATGAAACTTATCGAGGACCTCAATGAGATCTGCATTCAAAAGGAGGAACGCTTTGAATTGGTGGAGAGAGACAAAAAGGCTTTGGAAAGCAAAAAAGAAGCCtgctttgaatttttgagaaaggagaaactacttgtttccaaaaagaacacCATGTTTCAGGCAGTGGTGATGAGtgatggaagaaaaatcaatgagCTTCAGACTGTGGTGGACGAACTAAATGAGTCATTGGAACTAGAAAGGTCACAGAATCAAACTGTTATGAACGAGattcaagatttggagaCTGAAAGCAAAAAGCTCGTTCGACATGCAGATGATCTGAATCAGCAGCGCATAGCTCTTACaaagagagaaaaacaAATCCAGAAAGAAACCGTATCTGTTCATGAGAAATTGAtccatcttgaaaaaacCAAGCAAAAATCAGAAGATATTATTGTCTCTAATAAATCtcaacaaaaacatcaCACAGATTTGATTTGTGATTTGGAGCTTCTAATGTCAGAAAACGATCGTAGGTTGAAAGAACTGACTAATTCTTTAATGAACAAGAAGGACGAAGTTCAGGCAATAAAAGTATCATTAGCAGACAAAACGAAAGACTGCAACATTCAGCTGGAGATTCTCGCAAACAAACTTGAACCTTTTAAGATCAGAAATGACGCGAAGGAAAAGGAAATAAAGGTTGTGGAATCTAAGATAGAGATACTAAAGAAAAGCAAACTCGCAGCATTAGAGGAGATTTCGGATTCACAAAAGCACATACAAGACTTGGAGACTAAATATGCAGAACTTTTAGCCAGCTtgcaagaaaagaatgagaaATTGCGAGAAATCTCTCTAGAATTGGTCCAAGGAGAAGCGCAGGTAAACAAATATGATGAAGCTCttaagaaaatcaaaacttCTCTTAAtgagaaacaaaatctaTATCTAGAGGCGAAGTCGACACTAAATGAACAATCCAGTGAAAATACAGTGCTTTGCAAGCTAATGAACTTACGAAAGCAAGGGATATTGAAAGGCTTCCATGGACGTTTGGGAGACCTCGGCGAAATTGACTCGAAGTACGATATCGCCATCTCCACAGCTGCAACTTTGAATGATCTTGTTGTTGAGGACGTAGAAACTGCTCAGCTTGCGATCGAGTACCTAAGAAAACATAAATTAGGTTTTGCTCGTTTTATTGTCCTCAATAAGTTGAAGAGCAATATGAAATCCATTGACACTCCTTACAATGTGCCCAGGCTGTTCGATCTTATTAGGGCAAAAGACTCGAGGTTTCTACCAGCTTTCTACAGCGTTTTGCGGGATACTTTGGTGGTAAGCTCGATAGAGCAAGCTAATAATATTTTTGCAAGTAAGAGATCTCGGATTATAACTTTGAAAGGAGAACTGGTTGAAATGTCAGGCACTCTCACAGGTGGTGGTAGGCACATCAGGAGTG TAAGACAACTAGAGGCAGAATATTTGACTAAGGAGCAAGCATATAAGAAAGCTGAAGAGCACTTCCTCAAAATGCAGAATCTACTAAGTGATTTTAGGCAGAAGCTACCTAGTCTTGAAGGTGAGATCAAGGAACTCAAAGTGGAAACTGAAATTGTAAAGAATGAATTGCAGAATGTTCAACAGAATCATGAAAATCTTGTGAGAAGGAGCAATATTACTGTTCCTAAAGTTGAGATGGAAATTCTGGCGGAGGGTCATACACGAGAGACCCTCCTGGATGAATTTAAAAACCTTAAGTCCATGtctgcttctttggagaaccAAATAAAGGAGATTGAGAGCAGAATCCTCGAAATTGGAGGATTAGAGTTGCAACAAAAACATAGCCAAGTCGAATCAATTattgaacagattgaaGCTATACATGAGCAAAATTCATCTTCGAAACTTAAAACGAAACGACtagagaatgaaaattCTAGATTTGATAAATCTGTTAGACAACATACagaaatgattcaaaagtGCAAATTGGAGATTATGGATGTAAATAAAAGTGCTGGTTCAAGTAAGGAATTGCTCAATCTACTTCGTAATGATATCGATGAGCTGAATACTTTGTCCAATGACAATAGTACTAAGTTAGAAcagattgaaattgatctGGAAcacagaagaaacaaagtCACAAAATTTAGATCGACCGAAGTCGAGTTGCAGAATAGTATTGAAAAGCATGGATCAATAATCAAGGCAACTAAAAGAAGGGTAGAGGAGTTGAGAAAAACGCATAGCTGCATCAAACTTAGAGATGTTTCCGAACTTTTATCATGGATGGAACCCGGAGAAACAAAGGATGACCTAATCCAGGATGAAGCTATCCTAAAGGAACTTTCTCCTGAAGAACTGAAGAATGTAGATTTAGATCAAGTAAGGCATGATCTTCATGCCCTTGAGGAGTTCATGGTATCCAGTAAAGTTGACGTCGAGGTGCTCTTAGATTATGCAAAGCGTTATCGTGAGTCTCAAGATAGGAAAGCAGACCTAAATTCCTCCGTCTTGAAACgtgattctttgaaaatcaagTGCGAAGAACTAAAGATCAAGAGGCTGGACGAATTTATGTTGGGATTTAATACCATTTCCATTACTCTTAAAGAAATGTATCAGCTGATAACCATGGGAGGAAATGCCGAGCTCGAGTTAGTGGACTCTTTAGATCCTTTTAGTGAGGGTATTTTATTCAGCGTGATGCCTCCTAAgaaatcttggaaaaacaTATCTAACTTATCAGGCGGTGAGAAGACTCTTTCATCATTAGCTTTGGTTTTCGCTTTACATCGATACAAGCCTACGCCATTGTATGTAATGGATGAAATAGATGCTGCCTTAGATTTTCGAAATGTGAGCATTGTCGCCAACTACATCAAGGAGCGTACTAAAAATGCTCAGTTTATTGTTATTTCATTGAGAAATAACATGTTTGAGTTATCAAAGCAATTGGTTGGAATCTACAAGGTGAATAATATGACAAGGAGCATCAGTCTACAGAATATAGATATTGTCCACTAG
- a CDS encoding uncharacterized protein (Beta3-like subunit of the yeast AP-3 complex), whose amino-acid sequence MSDLSKNFSSLLESAKGLSQVLRQSAGNSGNFDSSALKEILNANSLSAFNTSFVDAGIDQKPLSTEEIIHKLNSTREGSKLIALKYIMKLMSTESVRDDEVLVYFPHVLKGINSPNLTIKKLVFIFLLRYNHKQPDIALLSINAIQKSLADRDPVIRSLAIRVLGGVQIKAIVPILILSLKKTIVDVSALVRASSAIAIRKCHVLNGSSLYQAEDDEHVIQEADNDSITTQLYTFLSKLLADSDPMVIGTALIAFHELFPHGYKLLHKVFRHICSNLTALEPVAQSLAIQLLTIYSRKFLQKTHVVLDDNEKIYFDCYPHKCSNVDSSTDVHYDPDLILFLDAQKNLIHSLDSCVLFSVAKSFLCLSCATTIKTYKIDAMLLNMVSLVEPSGLKPYVLQLILVFTMYEPSLFSSHIKEFFVLPSDDSRTIHLKVAILVQLLNADTFGPIFNELKYYLHESSYVEDESKVEILKLVNELYSSPHLFESQISTILSWYLSKLDQCIQPSLLPEYFNGIRLFIQENLISNERTLGILVAKLIEHKVEGPTKGSIIWLLGEFANLSNPHVDTSFIVDILRIMLQNFPSEGPEVKLNILYLAAKLLAKDIYNFKTSNNNNSDFSFNSPLFKCFNLVLNYCKYDKSVDIRDRARFISSLLPNLVIDEENSVKIVNLERLIETQHISLTRKLRRIEIGVLVFQVFKKPPKISTKKCERLISKLILDYLKMVEWNVLSANELARFTEKRSLDLDIKNYSQNTSWLSNEYNKSNTNEPALESHNSFTVGSGQPQFSRQNKLQSSKSLKIKTLDEFFSSDSVEDYSASSSNENSGNDDDDGDYDRDDGDDDEEEEEEQAEEDEDDEDDEDDEDDEDDEDDEDDEDDDDEGNVTIEGSRKDEKSRSTNYSEIGDTRGNWA is encoded by the coding sequence ATGTCAGATTTATCAAAGAACTTCAGCTCACTTTTGGAATCAGCCAAAGGCCTGAGTCAGGTTCTTCGTCAATCAGCTGGAAATAGTGGTAATTTTGATTCATCTGCTCTAAAAGAGATATTGAATGCAAATAGCCTCTCCGCATTTAATACCTCATTTGTTGACGCTGGTATCGATCAAAAGCCACTTTCGACTGAAGAGATCATCCACAAATTAAATTCTACACGTGAAGGGAGTAAGCTCATTGCGCTCAAGTACATCATGAAACTGATGTCTACCGAGTCTGTTCGGGATGACGAAGTGTTAGTATACTTTCCCCACGTACTGAAAGGAATCAACTCTCCAAACTTGACAATAAAGAAGCTTGTATTTATCTTTTTGCTTCGATACAACCATAAGCAACCTGATATTGCCCTTCTTTCAATCAATGCTATCCAAAAGTCCCTGGCTGATAGAGATCCAGTGATTCGAAGTCTTGCGATACGGGTTTTGGGTGGGGTACAAATAAAAGCGATTGTTCCTATTTTGATActaagtttgaaaaaaacaaTTGTTGATGTCAGTGCTCTTGTAAGAGCTTCCTCAGCCATTGCGATCAGGAAATGCCATGTTTTAAACGGTTCTAGTCTGTATCAGGCGGAGGATGACGAGCATGTGATACAAGAAGCAGATAACGACTCGATCACAACACAGCTCTACACATTTTTGAGTAAACTTTTAGCCGATTCCGATCCCATGGTCATTGGTACAGCTTTGATAGCGTTTCATGAGCTATTTCCTCATGGATACAAACTGCTACATAAAGTCTTCAGGCATATTTGTTCCAATTTAACAGCTTTGGAACCAGTTGCCCAATCCTTAGCTATTCAACTACTGACAATTTACAGCCGAaaatttctccaaaagacTCATGTAGTCTTGGATGATAATGAGAAAATATATTTTGACTGCTATCCACATAAATGTTCAAATGTGGATTCATCCACTGATGTGCATTATGACCCAGATTTAATTCTCTTCTTAGATGCCCAAAAAAATTTAATTCATTCATTAGACTCATgtgttcttttttctgTGGCTAAAAGTTTTTTGTGTCTCTCATGTGCTACAACTATAAAGACGTACAAGATAGATGCGATGCTATTAAACATGGTTTCGTTAGTTGAGCCATCAGGCCTGAAACCCTATGTTCTGCAGCTAATTTTAGTTTTCACAATGTACGAGCCCAGCTTGTTCTCTTCCCATATTAAAgaattttttgttcttccCAGTGATGATAGCCGAACTATTCATCTAAAAGTAGCGATTTTGGTGCAACTTCTGAATGCTGACACTTTTGGACCTATTTTTAACGAGTTAAAGTACTATCTACATGAGTCCAGCTATGTTGAGGATGAATCGAAAGTTGAGATTCTGAAACTTGTCAATGAACTCTACAGTAGCCCACACCTGTTTGAGAGCCAAATATCTACCATTTTGAGTTGGTATTTGAGTAAGCTTGACCAGTGTATACAACCTTCTCTTTTACCGGAATATTTCAATGGAATTAGACTATTCATCCAGGAAAACTTGATTTCTAATGAGAGGACCCTTGGAATTCTTGTCGCCAAACTAATTGAGCATAAGGTTGAGGGGCCAACAAAGGGATCCATTATCTGGCTTCTGGGAGAATTTGCTAATCTGTCCAATCCTCATGTTGACACTAGTTttattgttgatattttaAGGATCatgcttcaaaattttccCTCTGAGGGTCCTGAAGTTAAACTGAACATTTTGTACCTGGCAGCAAAATTATTGGCAAAGGATATTTACAACTTTAAAaccagcaacaacaacaactccgatttcagtttcaattcTCCTCTATTCAAGTGCTTTAATCTAGTTTTGAACTACTGCAAGTATGACAAATCGGTGGATATTAGAGACAGGGCACGATTTATAAGCTCTTTATTACCAAACTTAGTTATTGATGAGGAAAACAGTGTGAAAATTGTGAATTTAGAGCGGCTCATTGAAACGCAACATATCTCCTTGACCCGGAAGCTACGAAGAATCGAGATCGGAGTATTAgttttccaagttttcaaaaagcCACCAAAGATAAGCACCAAGAAGTGTGAAAGGTTGATATCCAAATTGATACTGGACTATCTTAAAATGGTTGAATGGAATGTCTTGTCCGCAAACGAGTTAGCCCGATTTACGGAAAAGCGTAGTCTTGATCTTGACATCAAGAATTACTCGCAGAACACCAGCTGGCTATCAAACGAGTATAATAAATCCAACACGAATGAACCTGCATTGGAGAGCCATAATTCTTTTACAGTTGGTTCCGGTCAACCTCAGTTCAGTCGTCAAAACAAATTACAATCGTCAAAGTCGTTAAAGATtaaaactttggatgaatttttcagcagCGATAGCGTTGAAGATTATAGTGCAAGCAGCTCCAATGAAAATAGTGgaaatgatgatgatgacggTGATTATGATCGAGatgatggtgatgatgatgaagaagaagaggaggagCAGGCggaagaggatgaagacgatgaagacgatgaagacgatgaagacgatgaagacgatgaagacgatgaagacgatgaagacgatgacgatgaaggGAATGTAACGATTGAAGGAAGTCGAAAAGACGAAAAAAGCAGAAGCACTAATTACAGTGAGATCGGGGATACCCGAGGCAATTGGGCGTAA